Proteins from a genomic interval of Lolium perenne isolate Kyuss_39 chromosome 1, Kyuss_2.0, whole genome shotgun sequence:
- the LOC127312232 gene encoding uncharacterized protein, producing MAVWTWAPRTKTQTLSCPLRPATHQDARMRRWCCSSAAGLARRLLSPSSTTVIHARDLSHARPPLPSLLFRRHHSHAPLPVMGSLFHSAAAASIVRPPLMAMQVRQYAVKGRSRAPITPTISKVKKYKMKAPSSMKFRFRTMNDGQIRRWHAGKRHNAHQKSKSAKRRLRKPALVHLAYAKVIKKLNFCG from the exons ATGGCTGTATGGACATGGGCGCCGAGAaccaaaacacaaaccctaagcTGCCCGCTGAGGCCCGCCACGCACCAAGACGCCAGGATGCGGCGGTGGTGCtgctcctccgccgccggccTCGCCCGCCGCCTCCTCTCCCCCTCCTCCACCACCGTCATCCATGCTCGTGATCTTTCCCATGCCCGTCCACCCCTGCCCTCCCTCCTCTTCCGCCGCCACCACTCCCACGCCCCTCTGCCCGTCATGGGCTCGCTGTTCCACTCCGCGGCAGCCGCTTCCATCGTCCGGCCTCCGCTGATGGCGATGCAGGTGCGCCAGTACGCCGTCAAGGGCAGGTCCCGCGCGCCGATCACGCCCACCATCTCCAAAGTCAAGAAATACAAGATGAAGGCCCCCTC GTCCATGAAGTTCCGCTTCCGAACGATGAACGACGGCCAGATCCGCAGGTGGCACGCCGGCAAGCGCCACAATGCGCACCAAAAG TCCAAGTCAGCAAAACGAAGACTTCGGAAGCCTGCTTTGGTGCATTTGGCTTACGCAAAAGTTATAAAGAAGCTCAACTTCTGCGGCTAG
- the LOC127312231 gene encoding uncharacterized protein, with translation MCDLFWQSPGEQGDLSDVVRSSLHPLHHHQLPTTLGSPYLQPEEEYNSLLLQEGSGGGGLVVSHGDDEQLGMVAMMMMGGNTRPTSDHRVASTHPPTTTVYPQARQEPLPGMIRRPDIDREGDVVVAPEIGDRLQQMSIVHHPRVSAAMKPRKSHTKKVVCIPAPTAAPGVGGRPSTTGEVVPSDLWAWRKYGQKPIKGSPYPRGYYRCSSSKGCPARKQVERSRTDPNMLVITYTSDHNHPWPTQRNALAGSTRPVAKNNVPSSSSAAAAAGPTHNSITNVGRDSVHHQLKQEDDLDLFADMDALNIFSSITKIQEDDSKEQLFDPFSSSFSDYL, from the exons ATGTGTGACTTGTTTTGGCAATCGCCGGGCGAGCAAGGAGATCTCTCCGATGTTGTCAGGTCAAGCCTGCACCCGCTTCACCATCACCAGCTGCCAACAACCCTTGGCTCCCCCTATTTGCAGCCGGAGGAGGAGTACAACTCGCTGCTGCTGCAAGAAGGAAGCGGTGGAGGTGGCCTGGTCGTCAGCCATGGCGATGATGAGCAGTTGGggatggtggcaatgatgatgatgggCGGCAATACTAGGCCAACGTCTGATCATCGGGTGGCCTCGACACATCCACCGACGACAACGGTGTATCCACAGGCACGTCAAGAGCCACTGCCTGGGATGATTCGTCGGCCGGATATCGACAGAGAAGGCGACGTTGTGGTGGCGCCGGAGATAGGTGATCGTCTCCAGCAAATGTCGATAGTTCATCACCCACGTGTCTCTGCTGCAATGAAGCCAAG AAAGAGCCATACGAAGAAGGTGGTGTGCATCCCGGCGCCGACGGCGGCCCCAGGAGTGGGTGGCCGGCCAAGCACGACAGGCGAGGTGGTGCCCTCCGACCTGTGGGCGTGGAGGAAGTACGGGCAGAAGCCGATCAAGGGGTCCCCGTACCCGAGAGGCTACTACCGCTGCAGCAGCTCCAAGGGATGCCCGGCGAGGAAGCAGGTGGAGCGCAGCCGCACCGACCCAAACATGCTCGTCATCACCTACACCTCCGACCACAACCACCCGTGGCCTACCCAGCGCAACGCCCTCGCCGGATCAACGCGCCCCGTGGCCAAGAACAACGTCCCATCTTCTTCCTCGGCGGCTGCAGCTGCAGGTCCAACTCACAATAGTATCACCAACGTGGGCCGTGATAGTGTTCATCACCAGCTGAAGCAAGAGGACGACTTGGACCTGTTTGCAGACATGGACGCCCTTAATATCTTCTCCTCCATCACCAAGATTCAGGAAGATGACAGCAAGGAGCAGCTGTTTGATCCATTCAGCTCTAGCTTCTCCGACTACCTCTAA